Proteins from a genomic interval of Plasmodium reichenowi strain SY57 chromosome 11, whole genome shotgun sequence:
- a CDS encoding conserved protein, unknown function (part of same gene as PRSY57_1102900B~gap found within coding sequence), protein MKTNIFSCVISFFILLLFCKAYNTSSLLETIKHDLQIVNNSNFNTVVNKFRNEKVFAVLFFKKSNKNIKNIIKNYNDVASKFKGILTLCVVDCDENSTLCENELSLYVPDYKTSNTHHFLIYPINPMPKFVFKDEITESNIKKYTYLIPSKIDIIKDTQSFNVFLSKHENMPKVLIFSNKKKPNYVLNALSNSFNKKLMFAYINNENEELVTKYNVKNLPTILLLKKNKVVDTYKGKQNYINIFDWLNVYSETFVLGGGFDISPDKTNEKPWKFELIPKFTKLSHGDICFKKADKGLCLIYLKEGEKLEKSEIDMLLSLKEKFKPHIDGR, encoded by the coding sequence atgaaaacaaATATCTTTTCATGCGTGatatccttttttattttgttgCTTTTTTGTAAAGCTTACAATACTTCGTCCTTACTAGAAACCATAAAACATGATCTTCAAATTGTAAATAATTCCAACTTTAATACAGTAGTAAATAAGTTTAGGAATGAAAAAGTGTTTGcagttttattttttaaaaagtctaacaagaatataaaaaatataataaaaaattataatgatgTAGCATCGAAATTTAAAGGAATATTAACATTATGTGTTGTCGATTGTGATGAAAATTCAACGTTATGTGAGAATgaattatcattatatgtACCAGATTATAAGACCAGTAATACACATCACTTCTTAATCTATCCTATAAATCCAATGCCAAAATTTGTATTTAAGGATGAAATAACAGAAagtaatattaaaaaatatacatatttaattcCTTCAAAAattgatattattaaagATACACAATCATTTAATGTATTCTTATCAAAACATGAAAATATGCCAAAAGTACTTATATttagtaataaaaaaaaacccAACTATGTACTTAATGCACTAAGTAATagttttaataaaaaattaatgtttgcatatattaataatgaaaatgaagaattagttactaaatataatgtaaaaaaCCTACCAACCATATTATTactcaaaaaaaataaagttgttgatacatataaaggaaaacaaaattatattaacatatttgACTGGCTTAATGTATACTCTGAAACATTTGTCCTAGGAGGTGGTTTCGATATATCTCCAGATAAAACTAACGAAAAACCATGGAAATTTGAACTAATTCCaaaatttacaaaattatCCCATGGAgatatatgttttaaaaaagcTGACAAGGGATTGTgtttaatttatttaaaagaagGAGAAAAGTTAGAAAAAAGTGAAATAGACATGTTACTCTCCTTAAAGGAAAAATTCAAACCACACATAGACGGACG
- a CDS encoding conserved protein, unknown function (part of same gene as PRSY57_1102900A~gap found within coding sequence) — protein MWIDIAMETHFRSLLEFKKYPSVVVFNPYKRIRYAKLNEDLTATKENIEKLLEKISGGDAKFTMLKGQTLPEFIQDPNAAKANEKDEL, from the coding sequence CATGTGGATCGATATTGCTATGGAAACACATTTCCGATCACTCCTTGAATTCAAAAAGTATCCTTCAGTTGTTGTATTTAACCCATACAAAAGAATCAGATATGcaaaattaaatgaagaCTTAACAGCAACTAAAGAAAACATTGAAAAACTTTTAGAAAAAATTTCAGGGGGTGATGCTAAATTTACCATGCTTAAAGGACAAACATTACCAGAATTCATACAAGACCCAAACGCAGCCAAAgcaaatgaaaaagatgAATTGTAA
- a CDS encoding hypothetical protein (conserved Plasmodium protein, unknown function), with the protein MEFRRYLSSEDYIFEIKNNEQLFVCENVAKNIKPLWSLKGHSNSIEGLHLIDDERLCTVSHDNFVSLWRLENKQNIVNIKFDDAILCSSYFKKNRYLCIGRTNMNNNINIINMDKEEIIESYKSECNSIFCINYYDDNKISYGSKDGSICFLDLIKKKNIYRYEEIGDCINYCTLSFSDNCFYKSNINNNNDNILMNPNFHIFSTYKGNILFFDLRCMLPIYQNNNLHSNYSVNCIYCYNYFLYSGASDCLIKKYDIRYIDENKPLDIYIGHTSPIRYISFSKDFSYFTTSSDNGSIKLWSVNKKKEENENKLYSSFNNLISPSSAFSFDLDSPVNDSLKVKNMNMKKNKMTEKFVEINKQTKNKTIKQNKTISHNNNNNNMRSSSIISDTNYYVNNLYDTTQKIKERKKNMFSKKYENILLEFQKKKRTITPNTILSISNEKKKKVQAVSKNELFDMCKMNKTQVDKDKDKEKEKEKKNYKGQFFLNQSVNMNKMDNILMNSKKNQSIKEMDILKNKKRNDQLKTNIKNKLHSPSPMQYINTKGDKTYKGKNERSYLKRNISKDTNKYLNIQSPISNKFNESDYRSFFYNNENVINNLYPSSRKIKIKYANLSMLNHKGRVTSMEWLGDLLFSASWDQTIKCWNVKKYLME; encoded by the coding sequence CTGTGGAGTTTGAAAGGTCACAGTAATTCAATTGAAGGACTGCATTTAATAGACGATGAGAGGTTATGTACTGTGTCTCATGACAACTTCGTTTCTTTATGGAGATTAGAAAATAAACAGAATatagtaaatataaaatttgaTGATGCTATATTATGTTCTAGTTATTTTAAGAAGAATAGATATTTATGTATTGGAAGAacaaatatgaataataatattaatataattaatatggataaagaagaaataataGAAAGTTATAAGAGTGAATGTAATTcaatattttgtataaattactatgatgataataagaTATCATATGGTAGTAAAGATGGATCTATTTGTTTTCTTGATTTaattaagaaaaagaatatatataggtaTGAAGAAATAGGAGATTGTATAAATTATTGTACATTATCATTTTCAGATAATTGTTTCtataaaagtaatataaacaataataatgataatattttaatgaatcctaattttcatatatttagtACATATAAAggtaatatattattttttgatttaAGATGTATGTTACctatatatcaaaataataatttacatTCAAATTATTCTGTTAATTGtatttattgttataattattttttatattctgGAGCTTCTGATTgtttaattaaaaaatatgatataagATATATCGATGAAAACAAACCtttagatatatatattggGCATACCTCTCctataagatatatatccttttcaaaagatttttcttattttacTACTTCCTCTGATAATGGAAGTATAAAATTATGGTctgttaataaaaaaaaggaagaaaatgaaaataaacTATATTCATCCTTTAATAATCTTATATCACCTTCTTCAGCGTTTTCATTCGATCTTGATTCTCCTGTAAACGATTCTTTAAAGGTAAAGAATatgaatatgaaaaagaataaaatgaCTGAGAAGTTTgttgaaataaataagcaaacaaaaaataaaacaatcaaacaaaataaaactatatcacataataataataataataatatgcGTTCTTCATCTATTATTTCCGatacaaattattatgtaaataatttatatgatactacacagaaaataaaagaaagaaaaaaaaacatgttcagtaaaaaatatgaaaatattttattagaatttcaaaagaaaaaaagaactATAACACCTAACACCATTTTAAGTATATctaatgaaaaaaaaaaaaaagtacaAGCTGTTTCAAAAAATGAACTATTTGATATGTGTAAAATGAATAAGACTCAGGTGGATAAGGATAAGGATAAGGAGAAGGAGAAGGAGAAGAAGAATTATAAAGGCCagttttttttaaatcaatctgtaaatatgaataaaatggataatatattaatgaataGTAAGAAAAATCAATCCATAAAAGAAAtggatatattaaaaaataaaaaaagaaatgatcaattaaaaacaaatataaaaaataagttACATAGCCCATCACCTATGcaatatattaatactaAAGGAgataaaacatataaagGCAAAAATGAAAGAAGTTATTTGAAAAGAAACATATCAAAagatacaaataaatatttaaatattcaatCACCTATAagtaataaatttaatgaATCGGATTATCGATCATTCTTTTATAACAATgaaaatgttataaataatttatatccTTCTTCTCgaaaaatcaaaataaaatatgcGAATTTGTCAATGTTAAATCATAAAGGTCGTGTTACCTCAATGGAATGGTTAGGTGACCTTCTCTTTTCTGCTTCTTGGGACCAGACCATAAAATGTTGGAACgtcaaaaaatatttaatggaataa